In Falco biarmicus isolate bFalBia1 chromosome 5, bFalBia1.pri, whole genome shotgun sequence, a single genomic region encodes these proteins:
- the MB gene encoding myoglobin, producing MGLSDQEWQQVLTIWGKVESDLAGHGHEILMRLFQDHPETLDRFEKFKGLKTPDQMKGSEDLKKHGVTVLTQLGKILKQKGNHESELKPLAQTHATKHKIPVKYLEFISEVIIKVIAEKHSDFGADSQAAMKKALELFRNDMASKYKEFGFQG from the exons ATGGGGCTCAGTGACCAGGAGTGGCAGCAGGTCCTGACCATTTGGGGAAAGGTGGAGTCCGACCTTGCCGGCCATGGGCATGAAATTTTAATGAG ACTCTTTCAGGACCACCCTGAGACCTTGGATCGTTTTGAAAAGTTCAAAGGCCTGAAGACCCCTGATCAGATGAAGGGCTCTGAAGATCTGAAGAAACACGGAGTTACTGTCCTCACCCAACTGGGAAAAATCTTGAAGCAGAAGGGTAATCATGAGTCAGAGCTGAAGCCCCTGGCTCAAACCCATGCGACCAAGCACAAAATCCCTGTCAAATATCTGGAG TTCATTTCTGAAGTCATTATCAAGGTCATTGCTGAAAAACACTCAGACTTCGGGGCTGATTCCCAGGCTGCGATGAAGAAGGCCCTGGAGCTGTTCCGAAATGATATGGCCAGCAAGTACAAGGAGTTTGGTTTCCAGGGTTAG